From a region of the Listeria monocytogenes ATCC 19117 genome:
- the cobK gene encoding precorrin-6A reductase — protein MIFVLGGTSDSLAISDWLTEKKQAFILSVATDYGETLAKQHAENVFCGRLSKEEMLLKWHATKVHLVIDATHPFATIVSETAMEACKEADIPYIRFERTSEQTDNTYLVADIEEACAVAMKLGKRIFLTTGSKNLPEFVAGLNNRHIIARILPVSDVIRSAEELGLVADQIIGMKGPFTKEANRTQLEMTGADVLITKESGKQGGFQEKLAAAAELNIPVIVIRRKKLNYPIEINHLSELPEILTQLEVY, from the coding sequence ATGATTTTCGTGCTAGGAGGAACTTCGGATAGCTTGGCGATTAGCGACTGGCTAACGGAAAAAAAGCAAGCCTTTATACTCTCTGTCGCAACCGATTACGGAGAAACTTTAGCGAAACAACATGCCGAAAACGTATTTTGTGGCAGATTATCAAAAGAGGAAATGCTCCTAAAATGGCATGCTACAAAAGTTCACCTCGTTATTGATGCGACTCATCCATTTGCGACCATTGTTTCTGAAACAGCGATGGAGGCATGCAAAGAAGCGGACATTCCTTATATTCGTTTTGAACGCACTAGTGAACAAACAGATAATACTTATTTGGTAGCAGATATTGAGGAAGCTTGTGCAGTTGCAATGAAACTTGGGAAACGAATCTTTCTTACAACTGGTAGTAAAAATTTACCAGAATTCGTAGCTGGTTTAAACAATCGACATATCATCGCTCGTATTTTACCAGTGTCTGATGTAATTCGTTCAGCCGAAGAACTAGGTCTCGTTGCCGACCAGATCATTGGCATGAAAGGACCGTTCACCAAAGAAGCGAACCGAACTCAACTAGAAATGACTGGGGCAGATGTATTAATCACTAAAGAGAGTGGAAAACAAGGTGGCTTTCAAGAAAAACTCGCAGCTGCCGCAGAATTAAATATTCCAGTTATTGTGATTCGTCGCAAAAAATTAAATTATCCAATCGAAATAAATCATTTAAGCGAACTACCAGAAATTTTAACTCAATTGGAGGTCTACTAA
- the cobA gene encoding uroporphyrinogen-III C-methyltransferase, producing the protein MGKVMLIGAGPGDAQLLTVKGLAALQKADVIVYDRLVEPAMLQERKASCKLIYVGKEPLHHPIPQEEIEQILVKEAATNELVVRLKAGDPYVFGRGGEEGETLYKAGIPFEVIPGITSAIGGLAYAGIPVTHRNFASSFHVITGHLKKGRDPLDWEALARLEGTLVFLMGMTNLPNICANLLENGRKAETGVAIVQWASRGKQLTVTGNLQNIEQKVAESGISSPALIVVGDVVSLRPQLNFFEEMPLFHTKVLLPRARAGKSMLAEQIRDLGGEVTMYPNIQVVDVVPTKTKEELSEVSELLFTSKEAVERFFDYLAQLDLDIRSLKNTHLTAIGKQTKEAFSEKGIIPDSFIKRRSTELILEHLPRLQKNVSNLIIGSIVDTAEVNAILAEVEAMEMMPLYDMRPVTERPFDLASFEQVCFSSSRSVQNLLDVLTTEEKAILQTKTILSIGRFTSATLASFGINNFIEAESATPESLIELIQKTKLEGVPQ; encoded by the coding sequence ATGGGAAAAGTCATGTTAATTGGTGCAGGTCCTGGAGATGCACAGTTGCTAACCGTGAAAGGCTTAGCTGCACTGCAAAAGGCAGATGTTATTGTATACGATCGCCTCGTTGAACCAGCGATGCTCCAAGAACGAAAAGCTAGTTGTAAACTCATTTATGTCGGAAAAGAACCACTTCATCATCCAATTCCCCAAGAGGAAATCGAGCAAATTCTTGTTAAAGAAGCTGCGACAAATGAGCTGGTTGTTCGTCTAAAAGCAGGAGACCCTTATGTGTTTGGTCGCGGCGGGGAAGAAGGAGAGACACTCTATAAAGCGGGAATTCCATTTGAAGTTATTCCTGGAATCACATCCGCAATTGGTGGGCTTGCCTACGCTGGAATCCCAGTAACACATCGTAATTTTGCTTCGAGTTTTCACGTGATTACCGGACATTTGAAAAAAGGACGCGATCCACTAGATTGGGAAGCCCTTGCTAGACTGGAAGGTACGCTCGTTTTCCTGATGGGAATGACTAATTTGCCTAATATTTGTGCGAACTTACTAGAAAATGGTCGAAAAGCCGAAACGGGTGTTGCGATTGTACAATGGGCATCTCGCGGCAAACAATTAACGGTTACCGGGAACTTACAAAACATCGAACAAAAAGTAGCGGAATCTGGTATTTCTTCGCCGGCACTTATTGTTGTTGGTGATGTGGTGAGCTTACGACCGCAGCTTAACTTCTTTGAGGAAATGCCACTTTTCCATACAAAAGTATTACTTCCAAGAGCACGAGCTGGAAAAAGTATGCTCGCGGAACAAATTCGCGATTTAGGCGGAGAAGTAACAATGTATCCCAATATTCAAGTAGTAGATGTTGTGCCAACGAAAACAAAAGAAGAACTAAGCGAAGTAAGCGAACTTCTTTTCACATCCAAAGAAGCGGTAGAACGATTTTTTGATTATTTAGCCCAGCTTGATTTAGATATTCGTTCTCTAAAAAATACCCATCTTACCGCTATTGGCAAACAAACAAAAGAAGCTTTTAGTGAAAAAGGAATTATTCCAGATAGTTTCATTAAAAGGCGGAGCACGGAATTAATTTTGGAGCATTTACCACGGTTACAGAAAAATGTGAGCAACTTAATTATCGGAAGCATAGTTGATACGGCAGAAGTTAACGCAATTTTAGCAGAAGTGGAAGCGATGGAAATGATGCCGTTATATGATATGCGTCCTGTGACAGAACGACCATTTGACCTTGCAAGCTTTGAACAAGTTTGTTTCTCAAGTTCGCGTTCCGTTCAAAATTTACTCGACGTACTAACAACCGAAGAAAAAGCCATTTTACAAACGAAAACAATTCTTTCCATTGGAAGGTTCACGAGCGCAACGTTAGCATCATTCGGTATCAACAATTTCATCGAAGCCGAAAGCGCCACACCAGAGAGCTTAATTGAACTAATCCAAAAAACAAAATTAGAAGGAGTACCACAATGA
- a CDS encoding sirohydrochlorin cobaltochelatase, which produces MKKAILVVSFGTSYPETREKTIEACEKKVAQEFPDYNVFRAFTSNKIIKKLKTRDNMHINTPSQALNQLKELGYKEVIIQSLHIISGGEFEKITAQVEKFKPDFDSIIVSQPLLDSMEDYEKAIEAIRHQMPPLKEQEALILMGHGSKHRAFSAYACLDHMLLNEPIYLCAVESYPGLDQVIERLQQVNIKKAHLMPFMLVAGDHATNDMASDDEDSWKSTLEQAGIQTECHLQGLGENPLIQAQFIDHIHTAIERVKARG; this is translated from the coding sequence ATGAAAAAAGCGATTTTAGTCGTTAGTTTTGGCACAAGTTATCCTGAAACAAGAGAAAAAACGATTGAAGCCTGTGAAAAAAAAGTGGCCCAAGAGTTCCCAGATTACAACGTGTTTCGTGCATTCACATCCAATAAAATCATCAAAAAACTAAAAACTCGTGACAATATGCATATTAACACACCAAGCCAAGCATTAAACCAACTAAAGGAATTAGGCTACAAAGAAGTCATTATTCAGTCGCTACATATTATTAGTGGTGGTGAATTTGAAAAAATCACTGCACAGGTGGAAAAATTCAAGCCGGATTTCGATTCCATTATTGTCAGCCAACCGTTACTTGATTCGATGGAAGATTACGAAAAAGCAATCGAAGCCATTCGCCACCAAATGCCACCTTTAAAAGAACAAGAAGCGCTAATTCTCATGGGACATGGTTCGAAGCATCGTGCTTTCAGCGCCTATGCATGCCTTGACCATATGTTGTTAAACGAACCAATTTACCTTTGTGCGGTAGAAAGTTACCCTGGTCTTGACCAAGTAATTGAACGATTACAACAAGTAAATATAAAAAAAGCGCACCTAATGCCGTTTATGCTTGTAGCAGGTGATCACGCTACGAACGATATGGCTTCTGATGACGAGGATTCTTGGAAAAGCACGCTGGAACAAGCTGGCATTCAAACTGAATGTCATTTGCAAGGTCTAGGCGAAAATCCGCTTATTCAAGCCCAATTTATCGATCATATCCACACGGCAATAGAAAGGGTGAAAGCACGTGGCTAA
- a CDS encoding cobalt-factor II C(20)-methyltransferase, producing MAKFYGIGTGPGDSKLVTMEAAERLGNLEILYTPQPKKGGESLAKKIVSPYLKDTLIIKERHFPMSYNKEEKMLAWKEIAEEIKADVQNGHDVGFITLGDPMVYSTYSYLLELLKGEIETVTLAGISSFSNIASKIELPLVMDEESFAVIPVTAGAEKIEQALTLFDTVVLMKAASNLPLLTTLLKKLNLLDAAVVVSDVAMATEKITYGMNEINPDEKMSYFTTIIVKKRREQYK from the coding sequence GTGGCTAAATTTTACGGCATTGGTACAGGTCCTGGAGATAGCAAGTTAGTCACGATGGAAGCAGCAGAAAGACTCGGAAATTTAGAAATTCTCTACACGCCACAACCCAAAAAAGGCGGCGAAAGTTTAGCTAAGAAAATCGTCAGCCCTTATTTAAAAGATACATTAATCATTAAAGAACGCCATTTTCCAATGAGTTACAACAAAGAAGAAAAAATGCTTGCATGGAAAGAAATCGCCGAAGAAATCAAAGCAGATGTTCAAAACGGGCATGATGTTGGTTTCATCACACTTGGCGATCCAATGGTTTACAGCACTTATAGCTATTTACTCGAATTATTAAAAGGAGAGATTGAAACAGTGACACTCGCAGGTATTTCGTCCTTTTCCAATATCGCCTCCAAGATTGAATTACCACTCGTAATGGACGAGGAAAGTTTCGCTGTCATCCCTGTAACAGCAGGTGCTGAAAAAATCGAACAAGCGCTCACTTTATTTGACACAGTTGTCTTAATGAAAGCAGCAAGCAATTTACCCCTTCTTACGACATTACTAAAAAAACTGAATTTACTTGATGCAGCAGTAGTAGTAAGCGATGTTGCCATGGCGACTGAAAAAATCACATACGGCATGAACGAGATAAACCCAGACGAAAAAATGTCATACTTTACCACGATTATCGTGAAAAAAAGAAGGGAGCAATATAAATGA
- a CDS encoding energy-coupling factor ABC transporter permease: protein MHIMEGFLPVKWAVFWFIVFIPFLVLGLIRIRKLIALDKNNKLLLALCAAFIFVLSALKIPSVTGSCSHPTGVGLATVMFGPLVVSVLGVIVLLFQALLLAHGGITTLGANAMSMAVIGPMVGFVVYKLARKLNCNKSVSIFLCAMTADLATYLTTSVQLGVVFPDPASGMMASILKFMAIFCVTQVPIAIAEGLLTVVMYNLISKNLPEKVAQLR, encoded by the coding sequence ATGCATATTATGGAGGGCTTTTTACCTGTTAAATGGGCTGTCTTTTGGTTCATTGTATTTATCCCATTCCTTGTACTTGGTTTAATTCGTATTCGTAAATTAATTGCCCTAGATAAAAACAACAAATTACTGTTGGCACTATGCGCAGCCTTTATCTTTGTTCTTTCAGCGCTTAAAATTCCGTCCGTTACAGGATCTTGTTCTCATCCGACTGGTGTTGGCCTTGCAACTGTTATGTTCGGACCGCTCGTTGTCAGTGTACTTGGTGTGATTGTCTTACTTTTCCAAGCGTTACTACTTGCACACGGCGGTATTACAACTCTTGGCGCAAACGCAATGTCGATGGCGGTTATCGGTCCAATGGTTGGTTTTGTCGTATACAAACTCGCTCGTAAATTAAACTGTAATAAAAGTGTTTCGATTTTCTTATGTGCGATGACAGCTGACTTAGCAACCTACTTAACTACCAGCGTCCAGCTCGGAGTCGTTTTCCCAGATCCAGCATCCGGCATGATGGCATCCATTCTGAAGTTCATGGCGATTTTCTGTGTGACACAAGTTCCAATTGCGATTGCAGAAGGATTGCTAACGGTAGTCATGTACAATCTTATTAGCAAAAATTTACCAGAAAAGGTGGCACAATTACGATGA
- a CDS encoding energy-coupling factor ABC transporter substrate-binding protein, translating to MKKININVILILLVVLLMVSPFFFNKTGEYGGSDGEAEAEITKIDPSYEPWFEPLYEPKSGEIESLLFTLQGCIGTGIIAYVIGVSRGKRKAENDVNH from the coding sequence ATGAAAAAAATAAATATCAATGTCATTTTAATTCTATTAGTAGTATTGTTAATGGTTAGTCCATTCTTCTTCAATAAAACGGGAGAATACGGCGGCTCGGACGGGGAAGCAGAGGCGGAAATCACCAAAATCGATCCAAGCTATGAACCGTGGTTTGAACCTCTTTATGAACCAAAAAGTGGTGAAATTGAAAGCTTATTATTTACGCTTCAAGGTTGTATCGGAACAGGAATTATCGCGTATGTCATTGGTGTAAGTCGTGGCAAGCGGAAAGCTGAGAACGATGTTAACCATTGA
- a CDS encoding energy-coupling factor ABC transporter transmembrane protein produces MLTIDKYAYQNRWIAFSPSLKALFYVAILILALTGPVLIQAILFFCMVPLTLYVVKIHFKQYLKWLLLPFSFLLFSLLSILISISKDPSSFLASISIGSLYLGVSDVTITTATQVFFRSIACLAATYFFVLTVPVVQLTKVMKRIFIPKVLIELTILIYRFIFIFLEEAAAIRKAQSLRFGYHGIKNSYRSFGMLVNTLFNRVMKRYNEMVITLDVKLYQGEFHI; encoded by the coding sequence ATGTTAACCATTGATAAATATGCTTATCAAAACCGGTGGATAGCTTTTTCGCCATCATTAAAAGCATTATTTTATGTCGCGATTCTAATACTCGCGTTAACTGGTCCTGTGCTCATCCAAGCAATACTGTTCTTCTGCATGGTACCATTGACGCTCTATGTCGTTAAAATTCACTTTAAACAATATTTGAAATGGCTCCTTTTACCATTTTCATTTCTACTTTTTAGTTTACTTTCGATTCTCATTTCGATTTCTAAAGATCCAAGCAGTTTTCTCGCTTCGATTTCGATTGGGAGTTTGTATCTCGGTGTATCAGACGTGACTATTACGACGGCAACACAAGTCTTTTTCCGGAGTATCGCTTGCTTAGCCGCAACCTACTTTTTCGTCTTGACCGTTCCCGTGGTACAATTAACAAAAGTGATGAAGCGAATTTTTATTCCAAAAGTACTGATTGAACTGACCATTTTAATTTACCGTTTTATCTTTATTTTCTTAGAGGAAGCGGCGGCAATTCGAAAAGCGCAGAGCCTGCGTTTTGGTTATCACGGCATAAAAAATAGTTATCGTTCATTTGGCATGCTCGTAAATACTTTATTTAATCGTGTTATGAAAAGATATAATGAAATGGTTATAACACTTGATGTGAAGCTATATCAAGGAGAATTTCATATCTAG
- a CDS encoding ATP-binding cassette domain-containing protein, giving the protein MLKTEHISFQYEDGKQALTDVSIDLEKGNIIGLIGANGSGKSTLFMQLLGINKPSDGTVYFEGKPLAYTKKALFALRKKVSIVFQDPDQQIFYSNVRDDVAFALRNLGVSETEVEARVTKVLDIVGAKDFQHKPVQYLSYGQKKRVAIAGALVLDTDWLLLDEPTAGLDPIGKKIMMEIIERLASQGKKILISSHDIDLIYEICDYIYMLKDGSVLTDGETSNVFLEKSNVEQAGLVQPWLIKLHQQAGYPLFKKEADFFAHTGKVTN; this is encoded by the coding sequence TTGCTTAAAACAGAACATATTTCATTCCAATACGAAGATGGCAAACAAGCCTTAACGGATGTTTCAATTGATTTAGAAAAAGGCAATATTATCGGACTTATTGGTGCGAATGGCTCCGGTAAATCGACGCTTTTTATGCAGTTACTTGGAATTAACAAACCGAGCGATGGCACCGTTTATTTTGAAGGAAAACCACTCGCGTATACGAAAAAAGCATTATTTGCTTTACGAAAAAAAGTAAGCATCGTTTTCCAAGATCCCGACCAACAAATTTTTTATTCGAATGTTCGTGATGATGTAGCCTTTGCACTTAGAAACCTAGGTGTTAGCGAAACGGAAGTAGAGGCACGAGTGACGAAAGTATTAGACATTGTTGGGGCAAAGGACTTTCAGCATAAACCAGTCCAGTATTTAAGCTACGGTCAAAAAAAACGTGTCGCAATTGCGGGTGCCCTTGTTCTTGATACAGATTGGTTACTTTTAGATGAACCAACTGCTGGTCTTGATCCGATTGGCAAAAAAATCATGATGGAAATCATCGAACGTCTTGCAAGCCAAGGAAAGAAAATACTTATTTCCAGTCATGATATCGATTTAATTTATGAAATTTGTGATTATATCTATATGCTGAAGGACGGAAGCGTTTTGACAGACGGGGAAACGAGCAACGTTTTCTTAGAGAAAAGTAATGTCGAACAAGCGGGATTAGTACAGCCTTGGCTCATCAAATTGCATCAGCAAGCTGGCTACCCACTGTTCAAAAAAGAAGCCGATTTTTTCGCGCATACGGGGAAGGTGACTAATTAA
- a CDS encoding cobyric acid synthase, with protein sequence MVKQIMIQGTASDAGKSVLVAGLCRLFKNKGKRVVPFKSQNMSLNSFITATGDEMGRAQVFQAEAAGVFPDVRMNPVLLKPTNDRQSQVIFMGAILDNMDAVTYHDFKQTLIPKIQAVYQSLADENDIIVLEGAGSPAEINLNDRDIVNMGMAKMVDAPVVLVADIDKGGVFASIYGTIMLLNEEERARIKGVIINKFRGDVALLQPGIDMIEELTNVPVIGVIPYANLQLEEEDSVSLSGKNYVPDSNALLDIAIICLPRISNFTDFHSLEIQPEISLRYIRNLADFGKPDLVIIPGSKNTLEDMAFLEESGLKKAIQNFAENAGKVIGICGGYQMLGKKMLDPNQVESKQLEIAGLGLLDTETIFLDQKRTTQITGVTHSGEAVEGYEIHMGETKRGESTSPFCEIKAVNGNEETHQDGAISVNKNIIGTYIHGIFDNDVFLGNLFDELLTRKNKSVYPHEIINLKEHKEQEYDKLAALLEANIQMDQLEKIMKGEKICVSTQKPAIKE encoded by the coding sequence ATGGTAAAGCAAATAATGATTCAAGGTACCGCTTCTGATGCCGGGAAAAGTGTACTGGTGGCCGGATTATGCCGTTTGTTCAAAAATAAAGGAAAGCGAGTTGTTCCATTTAAATCTCAAAATATGTCACTCAATTCTTTCATAACGGCGACAGGAGATGAAATGGGACGCGCACAAGTTTTTCAAGCAGAAGCAGCTGGTGTTTTTCCAGATGTCCGGATGAATCCCGTGTTACTTAAACCGACCAATGACAGGCAGTCGCAAGTGATTTTTATGGGTGCAATTTTAGATAATATGGATGCTGTGACGTACCACGATTTCAAACAAACCCTTATCCCGAAAATCCAGGCAGTTTACCAGAGTTTAGCAGATGAAAATGATATTATTGTACTAGAAGGTGCTGGAAGCCCAGCCGAAATCAACTTAAACGACCGAGATATCGTGAATATGGGCATGGCAAAAATGGTCGATGCCCCAGTTGTCTTAGTTGCTGATATTGACAAAGGTGGCGTTTTTGCTTCGATATACGGCACCATTATGCTGTTAAATGAAGAAGAGCGGGCTCGAATCAAAGGTGTTATTATCAATAAATTCCGTGGCGATGTAGCTCTTTTACAACCCGGAATTGATATGATTGAGGAACTCACAAACGTCCCGGTTATCGGTGTGATTCCTTATGCCAATCTACAACTGGAAGAAGAGGACAGCGTTTCTCTAAGTGGGAAAAATTACGTGCCGGATAGTAACGCACTACTTGATATCGCGATTATTTGTTTACCGCGGATTTCTAATTTCACAGATTTTCATAGTTTGGAAATCCAACCGGAAATAAGTTTGCGCTACATACGAAATCTAGCTGATTTTGGAAAACCTGATTTAGTCATCATTCCAGGCAGTAAAAATACGCTAGAAGACATGGCATTTCTCGAAGAATCAGGACTGAAAAAAGCTATTCAAAATTTTGCGGAAAATGCCGGAAAAGTAATCGGGATTTGTGGTGGCTACCAAATGCTCGGTAAAAAAATGCTCGATCCGAATCAAGTGGAGAGTAAACAATTAGAAATAGCCGGACTTGGTTTGCTAGATACCGAGACCATTTTTCTCGACCAAAAACGCACTACTCAAATTACAGGTGTGACGCATTCAGGTGAAGCTGTTGAAGGTTACGAAATCCATATGGGTGAGACGAAGCGAGGCGAGAGCACTAGTCCATTTTGCGAAATTAAAGCGGTGAACGGAAACGAAGAAACCCACCAAGATGGCGCTATCTCTGTCAACAAAAATATCATCGGCACATATATTCATGGTATTTTCGACAATGATGTTTTCTTAGGAAATCTATTTGACGAACTACTAACACGTAAAAACAAATCCGTTTATCCGCATGAAATCATTAATCTGAAAGAACACAAAGAACAAGAATACGACAAACTAGCGGCCCTTTTAGAAGCAAATATTCAAATGGACCAACTAGAAAAAATCATGAAAGGAGAAAAAATATGCGTATCTACACAAAAACCGGCGATAAAGGAATGA
- a CDS encoding cob(I)yrinic acid a,c-diamide adenosyltransferase, which translates to MRIYTKTGDKGMTRIIGGSKVSKDNIRIDAYGTLDELNSLIGYTITTLGAEPEIQAELEQIQQQLFDAGGDLATEEGKRAYKLTSEPVAWLEDRIDIYADEPPEIEKFILPGGTQAASLLHMARTVTRRAEREIVGMLKIASSNEEVLKYVNRLSDYFFAVARVVNYRAGEKDIFYKNSELVFRNKKK; encoded by the coding sequence ATGCGTATCTACACAAAAACCGGCGATAAAGGAATGACAAGAATTATCGGGGGTAGCAAAGTAAGTAAAGATAATATCCGTATCGATGCATATGGAACTTTGGATGAACTTAATTCGCTGATTGGCTACACGATAACAACACTTGGGGCTGAACCAGAAATTCAAGCCGAACTCGAACAAATTCAACAGCAATTATTTGATGCAGGAGGGGATCTTGCAACCGAAGAAGGCAAGCGTGCGTATAAATTAACAAGTGAGCCTGTTGCGTGGCTAGAAGACCGAATTGACATCTACGCCGATGAACCCCCAGAAATAGAAAAATTTATCCTACCAGGTGGAACGCAAGCAGCCTCATTACTGCACATGGCTAGAACCGTAACAAGAAGAGCTGAACGCGAAATCGTCGGTATGTTAAAAATTGCTTCAAGTAACGAAGAAGTATTAAAATACGTCAACCGTTTATCGGATTACTTTTTTGCCGTTGCCAGAGTCGTCAATTACCGCGCTGGTGAAAAAGACATTTTTTACAAAAATTCCGAACTCGTTTTCCGCAATAAAAAGAAATAA
- a CDS encoding DMT family transporter: MTKISSKSLLLFMAMGLVSGLLSPIQTSINSQLRLTVGSPFVASFISFLVGTTLLTLVCLIVERRLTFQLKGVGRIPWWVFTGGALGVLFVTSNILLLPLLGSAMTVVLALCGQMIIALIIDHFGFFGVIPHPINRYRMIGVLLMLVGVFLIQRF, translated from the coding sequence ATGACAAAAATATCATCCAAATCATTATTACTATTTATGGCAATGGGACTTGTTTCTGGACTACTTTCCCCGATTCAAACGTCGATTAATAGCCAACTTCGGCTCACTGTCGGTTCTCCTTTTGTGGCATCATTTATTTCCTTTTTAGTTGGGACAACGTTACTTACGCTTGTTTGTCTAATTGTCGAGCGTCGTTTGACTTTTCAACTGAAAGGTGTCGGCCGAATTCCTTGGTGGGTTTTCACTGGCGGTGCGCTTGGAGTGCTCTTCGTAACTTCTAACATTTTACTTTTACCATTACTCGGCTCAGCAATGACGGTTGTTTTAGCGCTTTGTGGGCAAATGATTATTGCACTTATTATTGATCATTTTGGTTTTTTCGGGGTTATTCCTCATCCAATTAACCGTTATCGTATGATTGGTGTTTTATTAATGCTTGTTGGTGTATTTTTAATTCAACGTTTTTAA
- a CDS encoding DMT family transporter, protein MIILFIVSGLLAGMVLPVQTAINTRLSTYTKSPFLASWVSFMVGTTVLLIVCLFTQKSWPISSEMIASNPWYIWVGGGTLGVIFLTANILLLPRLGSALLVMITVCGQMIMAIIIDNFGLFQVPMHEINIERLLGVILMFGGIYLMQRF, encoded by the coding sequence TTGATTATATTATTTATTGTATCAGGTTTGTTAGCTGGGATGGTATTACCAGTTCAAACGGCCATCAATACGCGACTTAGTACATATACGAAATCACCGTTTTTAGCTTCGTGGGTTTCTTTTATGGTAGGGACAACTGTTTTACTTATCGTTTGTTTATTTACACAAAAATCATGGCCAATATCTTCAGAAATGATTGCCTCAAATCCTTGGTATATATGGGTTGGTGGTGGAACATTAGGCGTTATTTTCTTAACGGCCAATATTTTACTTTTACCTCGACTTGGTTCGGCACTTCTTGTGATGATTACGGTTTGTGGACAAATGATTATGGCGATTATTATTGATAACTTTGGTTTATTTCAAGTACCAATGCATGAGATTAATATCGAACGTCTACTTGGCGTTATCTTAATGTTCGGCGGCATTTACTTGATGCAACGCTTTTAA
- a CDS encoding AAA family ATPase → MKIRIIGSVGSGKTTLAKKLSEWQQIDYFETDRIVWKREETEVRRTDNEKIAVLNKILQQENWIIEGVHLEAWVDESINQADVVIFLDLPKKQIRSQIIKRQIKQLLRLEAAHYPIRFNMLKKMFYWDDLFDQRTKPLIARKMAQNPTKWLIIKEKTVFQEIKNGVLQIISSRDIL, encoded by the coding sequence ATGAAAATTCGTATTATCGGATCCGTCGGAAGCGGCAAAACCACTCTAGCAAAAAAGCTTTCCGAGTGGCAACAAATCGATTATTTTGAAACAGATCGCATTGTCTGGAAACGAGAAGAAACAGAGGTAAGACGAACCGACAATGAAAAAATAGCTGTATTAAATAAGATTCTTCAACAAGAAAACTGGATTATTGAAGGCGTTCATTTGGAAGCATGGGTGGACGAGAGCATTAACCAAGCGGACGTGGTTATTTTTCTTGATTTACCTAAAAAACAAATCCGCTCCCAAATTATTAAGCGCCAAATTAAACAATTACTACGATTAGAAGCAGCTCATTACCCAATTCGGTTCAACATGTTAAAGAAAATGTTTTATTGGGACGATTTATTTGACCAACGAACAAAACCACTAATTGCTAGAAAAATGGCCCAAAATCCAACAAAATGGCTAATTATCAAAGAAAAAACGGTATTTCAAGAAATAAAAAATGGGGTATTGCAAATTATATCGAGCCGTGATATATTATAA
- a CDS encoding PadR family transcriptional regulator: MNEKLRKAYLPMTETAFYILLSLVKPRHGYAIIENVAKMTDDRIKLGPGTIYGSLSKMNKDNLIQIIQEESNRKIYQITEIGTDILQLEKARIEELYRNSREV; this comes from the coding sequence ATGAATGAAAAATTACGGAAAGCCTATCTTCCAATGACCGAAACCGCTTTTTACATATTACTATCGCTCGTCAAACCAAGGCACGGTTACGCGATTATCGAAAACGTCGCAAAGATGACAGATGATCGAATCAAGCTTGGTCCCGGTACTATTTACGGAAGCTTATCCAAAATGAACAAAGATAATTTGATCCAAATTATTCAAGAAGAGAGTAATCGGAAAATCTATCAAATTACTGAAATTGGCACAGATATTTTGCAATTAGAAAAAGCGCGCATCGAAGAATTGTATAGAAACTCAAGGGAGGTCTAA